AACAACTTCTACACCTACAAACCGCTGTTTTCCTTCACCTGGCTGCCCAGCGCAAGAACCGAGCTGTCGGTCAAGACCACCTACAGTTTCAATCAGGAAAACCACGACACCGACTATCGTTCGGGGCAGATTTTCCACTTCGATTATTCCGCCAGCTACAAGGTCACCGACAACCTGAACCTCGGCCTCAACGGTTACTACCTGAAGCAGACCACCGACGATAAACAGTTCGGCAGGACCGTGCAGTTCAACGGCCAGGATGTCAACGACGGGGTGCGCGGCGAAGTGTTCGCCATCGGGCCGGCGCTGTATTTCACCTTTCTCAAGTACGCCAGCGCCGAGCTGCGCTGGGCCAAGGAGTTTGACGTAGAGAACCGTCCGGAAGGCCAGATGCTCTGGGCCAAGGTCAGTATTCCCTACGCCTTTTGATGCGCAGGTTCAGGGCTTGAGCGGCCATTCCTGATCCAGATCAGACAGTTCCCGGCTGTCGTCATGCTTCCAGGTTTGCGGCGGCGGATTTTCTTCCGGTCGGGCCTCGTCCGGCGTCTGCTCGTCGCCCTGCTCGCGTGGTTGTTCTTTTGCCATTGCGCCTTCTCCTGAAGTGAATGTGTACCTTGAAGAATAGAGCACGCCGGGGATGGCGGCCGGCGAAGTTGCGCACGACTGCTATAGTTAACCGTTGGGGATTCGCGCAGGTCAGGCAGAAGGTGGTGCGATGAAAAACACTGGAACGCTGTTGCTATTGTTGCTCTGTCTGCCCGCCGCCGCCGATGATCTCAACGGCCCCCAAGGGCCGCTGTTCATCAACTCCGAAACCCAAACGCTGTACTCCACGCCGGCCAAGTCGTTTAACGATACAGCGCCGCAGGATTTTGAGCTGATCTCCGACTCCCACAGCTTCAACAACTCGCAATTGCCCAGGGTAGGCGACACCCGGCCGCAATTGCTGCGCCGCACCTACAACCCGGAACTGGGGGTCTACGTCGACAACAGTGTGCCAATCGGACGCTGCCCCAACAACTGCGAGCCTGTCGACAGCGATGCCGAGAGCCAGGCACCCGCAACCGAATGACGCTTTACCACTGGCGTTTGTCGGGTCTTTCCAGGCCCAGCTTTTCGATGCGATAGCGCAACATGTCGCGACTCAACCCCAGCAGGCGTGCCGATTTGGTAACGTTCCAGTCGGTCTTGTCGAGCATCTTGCGCACCATGTCCCGCTCCACTTCCGGCAGGTTCATGCTGTCGCTGCCATTGAATGCCGGCCGCGGCTCGTTGAATGATGAGGACTCGAACTGGGGCAGGGATTCTTCCACCAGGCTGTGGCAGACGTTCAACTGTGCCGCACCGACACTGTCGTGAGGCGCCAGCAGCACGGTCTGTTCCAGCATATTGCGCAACTCACGCACATTGCCCGGCCAACTGTAGCTGAGCAGCAGTTCTTCGGCCTGGGGGCTGAAATACAGGTTCGGCTTGCCGTAGCGCTTGCCGTGCAGGCTGAGGAAATGCCGGGCCAGCAACAGCACGTCGTCGACCCGCGCATACAGACGCGGCACCTTGATCGAAATGATCCGCAGACGGAAGAACAGGTCCCGACGAAACTTGCCCTGTTGCACCATCTGTTCAAGGTTGCAATTGGTTGCGCTGATGATCCGCAGGTCGACCTTGCGCTCTTTCACCGAGCCGACGCGGCGGATGGTTCGGTCCTCGAGCAACTTGAGCAGCTTGGCCTGGAGCAGCAGGTCCATTTCCCCGACTTCATCGAGAAACAGGGTGCCGCCATCAGCCGCTTCCACCAGGCCCAGGCGGCGGTCCTTGGCATCAGTGAACGCGCCCTTTTCGTGACCGAACAATTCCGATTCCAGCAGATTGGACGGAATCGACGCACAGTTGAACTCGACGAACGGCCCTTTGCTGCGCGGACCGTCGAAATGCAGGGCTCGCGCCACCAGTTCTTTGCCGGTACCGGTCTCGCCTTCCACCAATACGGGTGGCAGGTCGGAGTTGGACATCCGGCGCTCGGCATCGAGCAACTGACAGATGGTATTTTTCAGCTCCAGCATCGGTCCGGACTCGCCGATCAGTGCCTGCACCCCGGATTTCTGCGCCTCGCGCTCCTGATAGAACGACAGCGTGCGTTCCATCCGCTCTGTCGCCAGCGCCTTGTCCAGCAACAACTTGAGCTCCGGCAACGCGACAGGCTTGGTCACGTAGTGAAACGCACCCTCCTTCATCGCCGTGACCGCGTCCTCGACGTTGCCATAACCGGTCATCATGATCACTTTCAGATCCGGCGCGCTGACGCGCAGCTTCTGGATCAGGTCGTGACCACTCATGCCCGGCAACGAGTTGTCCGTCAACACCGCATCGGGAGCGAAGGTACTCAATTGTTCCAGCGCCTCTTCGGCGCTGTGACAGACGGTCACCTCGAATCCCTTGCGCTCCAGATAGGTCTGGATGTTTTCGGCGAGCAACTCGTCGTCCTCAACCAGCAGTATGCTGTGCTCCATATTCCCCTCCCGCAGCCACTTTAAAGGTCAGACATACACGGGTTCCTTCCTGCTCCTGGCTGGTCAGTTCGACCGAACCCTCAAAGCGCTCCATTATTCGCTTGACCAACGCCAGGCCAACCCCGAGGCCGCCCTGTTTGGTGGTAAAAAAAGGTTTGAAAACCATCTGTTCCTGCTGCTTGCTCATGCCTTTGCCGGTGTCGGTGAGGGTCATCTGCAAGCGCCCGTCTTCTATCTGCGCGATATCGAGGCTGAGCACGCCGCCCTTGGGCATGGCCTCCAGGGCATTGGCGAACAGGCTGTTGAGAATCTGCGTCAGCAGCACCCGCTGGCTGACCACTGACGGATAACTGCCCGGGGTAAAACGCACCTCGACATTCGAACGCTTGATCAGCGCATCGAAGGCACTCAGGGTGTCATCCAGGGCCAGCACCAGGTCGACGGCTTCGTGATCGTCATGCATTGGCCGCAGGGACACCAGCAGCTCGCGGACCCAACGCGACATACGGTCGACCTGGCTGATGATGTCGCCAATGTTCTTCTGTGCCGGCGCACTGGCGACATCCTGGGCCAGTTCGGCGCTGGAGCGAATGGTCGCCAGCGGGTTGCGCAGGCTGTGAGCCACCGCCGAGGACATCTCCCCCAGCGCGACAAAGGTTTCGTTGGTCACCAATTGCTGTTGCTGGGTCTGCAGCAACAGCGCGGCGCGGCGCACAATCCAGTACAGACCCAGATAAATCAGCAAGCCACCGAAAATCGTCGCCACCCAGATCGCGGTAAAGCCACGCCGGATGCGCTCCACCAGGTCGGCCGGTTCCTTGTAAATCTCGACCATGGCGATGACCTTGGTCTGGTCGGCGTTGAACATCGGGATGTAGTTTTCGATGAACAGGTACTTGGGCTCGCGCAGCAGGCGTTGTTCCGGCTTTTCATCATCGATTTCGTGGTAACTGGAGGACACCGGCACCTTCATGGCGAAGGATTCGTCGAGTTCATCATCGTCCTCAATGCGCACCCCGATCAGGTCCGGATTGGTTGACCAGACCACGGTGCGGTCCAGTGCATAGACGGTGGCCAGCAAAATATCCGGCAGGTGCTCGACATGATCGAGAAATTCGTTACGCGCCGCGGCCCGCGACAACGGGTCGACATCGGGATAGGCGTAGTCCTGGCGCGGGTCAAGCAACTCGCCCATGGCCCGGGCTTCGCTGATCGAGGCGTGACGCCGTTCGGCGGCGCCGATGGCCTGAATGAACTGGGCAGTGAGCAAGGCATCGCGCTCGATGCTTTCGGTGACCACGAAGCGCGTCGAGACATACCCCAGGCCCAGCGCCACCGCGGCGATGATGAAAAAACTGGCGAGGGAAAACCAGCGCAGCAGATTGAACTGCCCGCCCCAGCCCTTGCGCTCGCCCGATGGAAAGGCTTGCTCAGGTATTTTTGTGGTTTCCAGCGTCTGCATAAGAGACGTTCCTGATTGCAATCCGGTTGTATAACTATGCGGTTAATACATCACACCAGTGTAGAAGCCATTGGCCAAAACAGCAGACCAATGATGTTATTAAGCCGCTACTGCGTAAGACTGATCTCCGGTGGCATCGGCCCCGGTCGATGGCCGTGTTCCTCGCTGTTGACCACCGGTGTGCCGAGCGCTTGCTGGCGTTCGGTTTCGTCCTGGAGAAAACGCAGGATGGCCACGGTCGCGTTGTCGTCCAGGCGCAGGTTGGGCATCGAGATGCGGTCATATTGCTCATACAATTTCAGTGCCAGCGGATCTTTCTCGGCGAGCATGCGGTCCGGTTCCTTGATCCAGCGCCGCAGCCAGACCGGATCGCGCTGCTGAGTCACACCGATCAGATCCGGGCCGATGTTGCGCATGCCGATCCCCTGGCCATCCTGCGGGCCGAGGCTGTGGCAGGAGGCGCAGCGCGTGCGGAACAGTTCCTCGCCATTGCTCGGCGGTCGCAGCACCGGCGCGTCGGCATAGCTTTCCTCGTTGCTAGCCTGCTTCCAGTTCTGCAAGGTATTGGCCAATTGATCGGCGAGAATCCATGGATTTTCGAAAGGCGAGGCCTTCATCCAGCGCCCGCTGGCCTGGTTGCCGACGATCAGGCTGAGGTTGTGGTCCTTGGTGCGGCCGTTGTCGACACCCTCGATGAACAGCCCCAGCTTGCGCCGCAGATCGGCGATTTCCTGGATGTCCCCGGTGAGAAATTGCCAGCCCGGGCCGACCTTGAATTTTTCCGCGTACTGCTTGAGCACGGCGGGCGTATCACTCAATGGGTCGATGCTGATGGAGTAGAAGAACACGTCCTTGCCGACCCGATCGCCTAACAGGTTCTGCACCTGGCGCAAGCGCGCGGTTTCCAGCGGGCAGGAATCCCCACAACCGGTGAAGATGAAGTTGATCACCACCACCTTGCCCTTGATCAGGTCATCGAAGAAACGCAAGTTCTGACCGTCCTGATTGGTCAGCACCGTATTGGGAAAATAGTCGGCGCCCCACGGCGTTGCAGTGGCTTCGGCCGGGGTCGCCTGCTCGCCGGCCCAAAGCCCCCCGCCACTCAACAGGCAGGCCACGGCGGTCAGGATCAACAGACTCGTGCGGGGGCTTGGGCGTATCATGGTCGGCTCCTCGACAGGTTATTTTTTCACAGCCACTTGTGGGCCCTTGCCGTCACCGCTGCGGAAGGTCGGCAGCGCGGCAGAGTTCACATAGCGCACGCCATCCCAGCTTGGCAGCGGCGTTGGCATCAACTGGAATTGCCCGGGGTGTTCGA
This region of Pseudomonas fluorescens genomic DNA includes:
- a CDS encoding sigma-54-dependent transcriptional regulator gives rise to the protein MEHSILLVEDDELLAENIQTYLERKGFEVTVCHSAEEALEQLSTFAPDAVLTDNSLPGMSGHDLIQKLRVSAPDLKVIMMTGYGNVEDAVTAMKEGAFHYVTKPVALPELKLLLDKALATERMERTLSFYQEREAQKSGVQALIGESGPMLELKNTICQLLDAERRMSNSDLPPVLVEGETGTGKELVARALHFDGPRSKGPFVEFNCASIPSNLLESELFGHEKGAFTDAKDRRLGLVEAADGGTLFLDEVGEMDLLLQAKLLKLLEDRTIRRVGSVKERKVDLRIISATNCNLEQMVQQGKFRRDLFFRLRIISIKVPRLYARVDDVLLLARHFLSLHGKRYGKPNLYFSPQAEELLLSYSWPGNVRELRNMLEQTVLLAPHDSVGAAQLNVCHSLVEESLPQFESSSFNEPRPAFNGSDSMNLPEVERDMVRKMLDKTDWNVTKSARLLGLSRDMLRYRIEKLGLERPDKRQW
- a CDS encoding sensor histidine kinase codes for the protein MQTLETTKIPEQAFPSGERKGWGGQFNLLRWFSLASFFIIAAVALGLGYVSTRFVVTESIERDALLTAQFIQAIGAAERRHASISEARAMGELLDPRQDYAYPDVDPLSRAAARNEFLDHVEHLPDILLATVYALDRTVVWSTNPDLIGVRIEDDDELDESFAMKVPVSSSYHEIDDEKPEQRLLREPKYLFIENYIPMFNADQTKVIAMVEIYKEPADLVERIRRGFTAIWVATIFGGLLIYLGLYWIVRRAALLLQTQQQQLVTNETFVALGEMSSAVAHSLRNPLATIRSSAELAQDVASAPAQKNIGDIISQVDRMSRWVRELLVSLRPMHDDHEAVDLVLALDDTLSAFDALIKRSNVEVRFTPGSYPSVVSQRVLLTQILNSLFANALEAMPKGGVLSLDIAQIEDGRLQMTLTDTGKGMSKQQEQMVFKPFFTTKQGGLGVGLALVKRIMERFEGSVELTSQEQEGTRVCLTFKVAAGGEYGAQHTAG
- a CDS encoding SCO family protein; this encodes MIRPSPRTSLLILTAVACLLSGGGLWAGEQATPAEATATPWGADYFPNTVLTNQDGQNLRFFDDLIKGKVVVINFIFTGCGDSCPLETARLRQVQNLLGDRVGKDVFFYSISIDPLSDTPAVLKQYAEKFKVGPGWQFLTGDIQEIADLRRKLGLFIEGVDNGRTKDHNLSLIVGNQASGRWMKASPFENPWILADQLANTLQNWKQASNEESYADAPVLRPPSNGEELFRTRCASCHSLGPQDGQGIGMRNIGPDLIGVTQQRDPVWLRRWIKEPDRMLAEKDPLALKLYEQYDRISMPNLRLDDNATVAILRFLQDETERQQALGTPVVNSEEHGHRPGPMPPEISLTQ